The Paenibacillus sp. RUD330 genome has a segment encoding these proteins:
- a CDS encoding redox-sensing transcriptional repressor Rex, which produces MSKQGKAISEAVVRRLPVYLQVLGELHVRDVQTVSSQELGLKLELNPAQIRKDLAYFGEFGRKGVGYDVNYLIEKIRGILKLDQVMLVALVGAGNLGHALCNYSTYLKDNMKITAVFDANPAKIGTRINSLEVQPIERLQQAVQEQDIQIGIITVPAAEAQNVADRFIAAGVKGILNFAPVVLKAPEKVRIHYADFTTQLLSLAYYMDKEGTEHEQMVD; this is translated from the coding sequence ATGAGCAAGCAGGGTAAGGCGATATCGGAGGCGGTCGTCCGCCGGCTCCCCGTTTATTTGCAAGTGCTGGGCGAGCTTCATGTGCGCGACGTGCAGACCGTCAGCTCGCAGGAGCTCGGCCTCAAGCTCGAGCTCAATCCGGCTCAGATTCGCAAGGACCTGGCCTATTTCGGGGAATTCGGGCGCAAGGGCGTCGGGTATGACGTCAACTACCTGATCGAGAAGATCAGAGGCATCCTCAAGCTCGACCAGGTGATGCTCGTCGCGCTCGTAGGGGCCGGCAATTTGGGCCATGCCTTATGCAACTACAGCACGTATTTGAAGGACAATATGAAAATCACGGCGGTGTTCGACGCCAATCCGGCCAAGATCGGCACCCGGATCAACTCGCTGGAGGTGCAGCCGATCGAGCGGCTTCAGCAGGCCGTACAGGAACAGGATATTCAGATCGGCATCATCACGGTGCCGGCAGCGGAAGCTCAGAACGTCGCGGACCGGTTCATCGCGGCCGGCGTCAAGGGGATCCTCAATTTCGCCCCGGTCGTGCTGAAGGCTCCGGAGAAGGTCCGGATCCATTACGCCGATTTTACGACGCAGCTGCTGAGCCTCGCTTATTACATGGATAAGGAAGGAACCGAACATGAGCAAATGGTGGATTGA